Proteins encoded within one genomic window of Actinoplanes octamycinicus:
- a CDS encoding lysophospholipid acyltransferase: protein MITEILDRTGVTADPAEVRQLLAAPAFTAQLDELAETLRRDPALVRAEAAGYLREMGATHTRRAVDDWGRMSRWLARAHELVLDPEQLRRLRVLDAGQSLLFPFSHRSYLDGITVPAAVSRGGISPSFVLAGANLDVFPFNHLLRRSGFVYVRRSTTDLPVYRLALRAYLAELLRNRRNLCWSIEGGRTRTGKLRPPTYGVLRYLVDALDAEPGMRALIVPVSIVYEQLHEVGLMTDEARGMRKHPEDLRWLWNFGRSQRERFGRAYLEFGEPITLQDRLAELRADDPAGSHVVERVALETSHRINRATPVTTTAVVCLALLAADRALTLDEVLTTVAPLARYLTRRGRPVAGAANLTDRATIRRTLDDLVRSGVLDGYDEGTDAVWRIAPGQHLVAAFYRNNAVHFLVDRAIGELGLAAAAEGGENGLRTAHRETLRLRDLLKFDFFFPSRAEFAEEMTTELALVDPSQAAGLHEFTPGDAQRWLENARPLVAHLVLRPFLDAYQVVADRLDATDESEPFDEGRFLAECLRVGRQWALQKRLASEESVSLELFKPALRLARHRDLVESAGPDLGKRRAAFLAEIHETLRRVTVIAALADQERS, encoded by the coding sequence ATGATCACCGAAATTCTGGATCGGACCGGCGTGACCGCCGACCCGGCCGAGGTCAGGCAATTGCTGGCCGCGCCCGCCTTCACGGCACAGCTCGACGAACTGGCCGAGACACTCCGGCGTGATCCGGCGCTGGTGCGTGCCGAAGCCGCCGGCTACCTGCGGGAGATGGGCGCCACCCACACCCGGCGGGCGGTCGACGACTGGGGGCGGATGAGCCGCTGGCTGGCCCGGGCCCACGAGTTGGTGCTGGATCCGGAGCAGCTGCGCCGGCTGCGGGTGCTCGACGCCGGCCAGTCGCTGCTGTTCCCGTTCTCGCACCGGTCGTACCTGGACGGCATCACCGTGCCGGCCGCGGTGTCCCGCGGCGGCATCTCGCCGTCGTTCGTGCTGGCCGGCGCGAACCTCGACGTGTTCCCGTTCAACCACCTGTTGCGTCGCTCCGGATTCGTCTACGTCCGCCGGTCCACCACCGACCTGCCGGTCTACCGGCTGGCGCTGCGCGCCTATCTGGCCGAACTGCTCCGCAACCGGCGCAACCTGTGCTGGTCGATCGAGGGCGGCCGGACCCGGACCGGCAAGCTGCGACCACCCACGTACGGGGTGCTGCGCTATCTGGTCGACGCGCTCGACGCCGAACCCGGCATGCGGGCCCTGATCGTCCCGGTGTCGATCGTCTACGAGCAGCTGCACGAGGTCGGACTGATGACCGACGAGGCGCGCGGGATGCGCAAGCATCCGGAGGACCTGCGCTGGCTGTGGAACTTCGGCCGTTCGCAGCGGGAGCGGTTCGGCCGCGCGTACCTGGAGTTCGGCGAACCCATCACCCTGCAGGACCGGCTCGCCGAGCTGCGCGCCGACGACCCGGCCGGTTCGCACGTCGTGGAGCGGGTCGCCCTGGAGACCTCGCATCGGATCAACCGGGCCACGCCGGTGACCACCACGGCCGTGGTGTGCCTGGCGCTGCTGGCCGCCGATCGGGCGCTGACTCTCGACGAGGTGCTCACCACGGTCGCGCCGCTGGCCCGGTACCTCACCCGGCGCGGCCGGCCGGTGGCCGGCGCGGCGAATCTGACCGACCGGGCAACCATCCGGCGAACCTTGGACGACCTGGTGCGATCCGGCGTGCTGGACGGCTACGACGAGGGCACCGACGCGGTCTGGCGGATCGCGCCCGGCCAGCACCTGGTCGCCGCGTTCTACCGCAACAACGCGGTGCACTTCCTGGTCGACCGCGCGATCGGCGAGCTCGGCCTGGCGGCCGCCGCGGAGGGCGGTGAGAACGGGCTGCGCACCGCGCACCGGGAGACGCTGCGATTGCGCGACTTGCTGAAGTTCGACTTCTTCTTCCCGTCCCGCGCCGAGTTCGCCGAGGAGATGACCACCGAGCTGGCGCTGGTCGACCCGAGCCAGGCCGCCGGTCTGCACGAATTCACTCCGGGCGACGCCCAGCGCTGGCTGGAGAACGCCCGGCCCCTGGTCGCGCACCTGGTGTTGCGCCCGTTCCTGGACGCCTACCAGGTGGTGGCCGACCGGCTCGACGCCACCGACGAGTCGGAACCGTTCGACGAGGGGCGTTTCCTGGCCGAGTGCCTGCGGGTCGGCCGGCAGTGGGCTCTGCAGAAACGCCTGGCCAGTGAAGAGTCGGTGTCGCTGGAGCTGTTCAAGCCGGCCCTGCGGCTGGCCCGGCACCGCGATCTGGTCGAGTCGGCCGGTCCGGATCTGGGCAAACGGCGCGCCGCCTTCCTGGCGGAGATCCACGAGACACTGCGGCGGGTGACCGTGATCGCCGCCCTGGCCGATCAGGAACGGTCATGA
- a CDS encoding pyridoxamine 5'-phosphate oxidase family protein, which translates to MSAPSAQQIWKTLARRSFAVLSHVTPAGEPRSSGVVYTVSGDRMFVVVAKDSWKARHIAAHQLVSVTVPVRRGGLLSLVAPIPPATVSFPAVALVHSGEILAELPRLAAVVPPERRASCTVLELRPTGHYVTYGIDVPLLRMRDPARARARVAVRDSVREG; encoded by the coding sequence ATGTCCGCTCCGAGCGCACAGCAGATCTGGAAGACCCTGGCCCGCCGATCGTTCGCCGTGCTCAGCCACGTGACGCCAGCCGGGGAGCCCCGCTCGAGCGGGGTGGTCTACACCGTCAGCGGTGACCGGATGTTCGTGGTGGTCGCCAAGGACAGCTGGAAGGCCCGGCACATCGCCGCCCATCAGCTCGTCTCGGTGACCGTGCCGGTCCGGCGTGGCGGCCTCCTGTCGCTGGTGGCGCCGATTCCGCCGGCCACCGTCAGCTTCCCGGCCGTGGCACTCGTGCACTCCGGCGAGATCCTGGCCGAGCTGCCCCGGCTGGCCGCCGTGGTGCCCCCGGAACGCCGGGCCTCCTGCACGGTGCTGGAACTGCGCCCGACCGGTCACTACGTCACCTACGGCATCGATGTGCCGCTGCTCAGGATGCGCGACCCGGCCCGGGCCCGCGCGCGGGTGGCGGTCCGGGACAGCGTCCGGGAGGGGTAG
- the gap gene encoding type I glyceraldehyde-3-phosphate dehydrogenase yields MTYRIAINGFGRIGRNFLRRLTAKDMVNSGLRVVAVNDLYDTATLAHLLEYDSTFGRLEAEVGRDEDQLIVGWHRIPTFASRTPDTLPWGELGVDLVIEATGKLRARDDAALHLKAGAGRVLISAPGKEVDATLVPGVNADTFDPAQHLVVSAASCTTNCVAPLVKVLHEAFGIERGYLTTVHAYTNDQNVLDAPHKDARRARAAAVNIIPTSTGAAKAVGLVLPELDGKLDGVALRVPVVDGSISDLTLTLTEEATPEQINEAVAAAAAGPLHGIIRYTEAPLVSTDVVGDPASCVFDARLTQAQGTFAKVFGWYDNEWGYTNRLVDLTRMMAAAKA; encoded by the coding sequence ATGACCTACCGCATCGCGATCAACGGTTTCGGCCGGATCGGCCGTAACTTCCTGCGCCGGCTGACCGCCAAGGACATGGTCAACAGCGGCCTGCGGGTGGTGGCTGTCAACGACCTGTACGACACGGCCACCCTGGCGCACCTGCTCGAATACGACTCCACCTTCGGCCGGCTGGAGGCCGAGGTCGGCCGGGACGAGGACCAGCTGATCGTCGGCTGGCACCGAATCCCGACCTTCGCCTCGCGCACCCCGGACACGCTGCCCTGGGGCGAGCTCGGTGTCGACCTGGTCATCGAGGCGACCGGGAAGCTGCGCGCCCGCGACGACGCCGCGCTGCACCTCAAGGCCGGCGCCGGCCGGGTGCTGATCTCGGCGCCCGGCAAGGAAGTCGACGCCACCCTGGTCCCCGGGGTCAACGCGGACACCTTCGACCCCGCCCAGCACCTCGTCGTGTCGGCCGCGTCGTGCACCACGAACTGCGTGGCGCCGCTGGTCAAGGTGCTGCACGAGGCGTTCGGGATCGAGCGGGGCTACCTGACCACGGTGCACGCGTACACCAACGACCAGAACGTGCTGGACGCCCCGCACAAGGACGCCCGGCGGGCCCGGGCCGCGGCCGTCAACATCATCCCGACCAGCACCGGCGCCGCCAAGGCGGTTGGCCTGGTCCTGCCCGAGTTGGACGGCAAGCTGGACGGCGTGGCGTTGCGGGTGCCGGTGGTCGACGGCTCGATCAGTGACCTCACGCTGACCCTGACCGAGGAGGCCACCCCGGAGCAGATCAACGAGGCGGTCGCCGCGGCGGCGGCCGGTCCGCTGCACGGCATCATCCGCTACACCGAGGCGCCGCTGGTCTCCACCGACGTGGTCGGCGACCCGGCGTCCTGCGTGTTCGACGCCAGGCTGACCCAGGCGCAGGGCACCTTCGCCAAGGTGTTCGGCTGGTACGACAACGAGTGGGGATACACCAACCGCCTGGTGGATCTGACCCGCATGATGGCGGCGGCGAAAGCCTGA
- a CDS encoding HAD-IB family hydrolase, which yields MNVTAADVIEAVRTGPGGPRIGAFFDLDGTLVRGYTVASLYQDRIRRFQAGPAELARVLFAALDGLARDGDPEAIGRAGFATLRGMRTDEVAAIGQRVFDERIAGTIRPEARDLIQAHLRRGHTVAVASSATRLQIEPLARDLGIPHIICTELEETDGVLTGRSTTDLVWGERKAAAVRAFARGARINLRQSFGYANGAEDLAFLAELGRPYPLNPHPGLAEAAAAHDWPVLTLREPKSPTLWAGLGTLGALTAVNVALGVGMTYGLLSGDRRRGANLGLELAADTGLALAGVKLHVTGAEHLEQARPAVFVANHQSTLDVLVLGALLRHDFTAVTKREARFDPRMLVIGAFLDPAWIDRSNLANAKHTLDQAVARLRGGTSILVLPEGTRMPTPRLGRFKKGAFHLAMQAGVPIVPIVLRNTGELAWRRSMLVHSGTVDVAVLDPIPTAGWTVDELDKRITELRDRFADTLADWPVSAAGS from the coding sequence ATGAACGTCACCGCCGCCGACGTGATCGAGGCCGTTCGCACCGGACCGGGCGGACCGCGGATCGGCGCCTTCTTCGACCTCGACGGCACCCTGGTGCGCGGTTACACCGTGGCCTCGCTCTACCAGGACCGGATCCGCCGGTTCCAGGCCGGTCCGGCGGAGCTGGCCCGGGTGCTGTTCGCGGCGCTCGACGGCTTGGCGCGCGACGGCGACCCGGAGGCGATCGGCCGGGCTGGTTTTGCCACGCTGCGCGGCATGCGGACCGACGAGGTGGCCGCGATCGGGCAGCGGGTGTTCGACGAGCGGATCGCCGGCACCATCCGGCCGGAGGCCCGCGACCTGATCCAGGCCCACCTGCGGCGCGGCCACACGGTCGCGGTGGCCTCCTCGGCGACCCGGTTGCAGATCGAGCCGCTGGCCCGCGACCTGGGCATCCCGCACATCATCTGCACCGAACTGGAGGAGACCGACGGCGTCCTCACCGGCCGCAGCACCACCGATCTGGTGTGGGGCGAGCGCAAGGCCGCGGCGGTGCGAGCCTTCGCCCGCGGCGCGCGGATCAATCTCCGACAAAGCTTCGGGTACGCCAACGGCGCCGAAGATCTCGCGTTCCTTGCCGAACTCGGCCGGCCCTACCCCTTGAACCCCCATCCGGGACTCGCCGAGGCTGCCGCCGCACACGACTGGCCGGTGCTGACGTTGCGCGAGCCGAAGTCGCCGACCCTGTGGGCCGGGCTGGGCACACTCGGGGCGCTGACAGCGGTCAATGTGGCGCTGGGCGTGGGGATGACCTACGGTCTGCTCTCCGGTGACCGGCGGCGGGGCGCCAACCTCGGCCTCGAACTCGCCGCCGACACCGGCCTGGCCCTGGCCGGGGTGAAACTTCACGTGACCGGTGCCGAGCACCTCGAGCAGGCCCGGCCCGCGGTGTTCGTGGCCAACCACCAGAGCACCTTGGACGTGCTGGTGCTCGGCGCGCTGCTGCGGCACGACTTCACCGCGGTGACCAAGCGGGAGGCCCGGTTCGACCCGCGGATGCTGGTGATCGGCGCGTTCCTGGACCCGGCCTGGATCGACCGCTCCAACCTGGCGAACGCCAAGCACACCCTGGATCAGGCGGTGGCCCGGCTCCGCGGCGGCACCTCGATCCTGGTGCTGCCGGAAGGCACCCGGATGCCGACGCCCCGGCTGGGCCGGTTCAAGAAGGGCGCGTTCCACCTGGCCATGCAGGCCGGCGTCCCGATCGTGCCGATCGTGCTGCGCAACACCGGCGAACTGGCCTGGCGCCGCTCGATGCTGGTGCACTCTGGAACCGTCGACGTCGCGGTGCTCGACCCGATTCCGACCGCCGGCTGGACCGTGGACGAGCTGGACAAGCGGATCACCGAGCTGCGCGACCGGTTCGCCGACACCCTGGCCGACTGGCCGGTCAGCGCAGCTGGTTCGTGA
- a CDS encoding long-chain-fatty-acid--CoA ligase has translation MAAALTARGVRPGDRVALHLPNVPEFPIAYFGILKAGGVVVPLNVLLRAPEIAFQLADSGAKLLLTWSAFAGDAAKGAAEAGVTECYAAGPPADHPLRPFADLTTPISAAFPLADRQPQDVAAIVYTSGTTGQPKGAELTNFQLYMNADIPGRLFELRPDDVVIAVLPLFHVFGMSSTMNVGIRFGAALSLVPRFTPEAVLGAIARDRATIFDGVPTMFTALLAQPDDGRYDTSSLRVCISGGDAIPAQVLDAFERRYRVPILEGYGMTETAATISFNVSEQDRRAYSVGRPVWGVEAQVWDGDGRRLPPGPGNVGEIVTRGYHTMRGYHGHPAATAEAFAGGWFHTGDLGYFDDDGYLFIVDRKKELIIRGGYNVYPREVEEVLHRHPGVLTAAVIGVPDERLGEEVKAFVVPRPGTALSAAEVIGYCRDRLASYKYPRLVELRASLPLSGAGKVLKKELR, from the coding sequence GTCCGGCCGGGCGACCGGGTGGCCTTGCACCTGCCCAACGTGCCCGAGTTCCCGATCGCGTACTTCGGGATCCTCAAGGCCGGTGGCGTCGTCGTGCCGCTCAACGTGCTGCTGCGCGCCCCGGAGATCGCCTTCCAGCTCGCCGACTCCGGCGCGAAGCTGCTGCTCACCTGGTCGGCCTTTGCCGGCGACGCCGCGAAGGGCGCGGCGGAGGCCGGGGTCACCGAGTGCTACGCGGCGGGGCCGCCGGCCGACCACCCGCTGCGCCCGTTCGCCGACCTCACCACCCCGATCTCCGCGGCGTTCCCGCTTGCCGACCGGCAGCCACAGGACGTGGCCGCGATCGTCTACACCTCCGGTACCACCGGGCAGCCCAAGGGCGCGGAGCTGACCAACTTCCAGCTCTACATGAACGCTGACATTCCCGGCCGGCTGTTCGAGCTGCGCCCGGACGACGTGGTGATCGCCGTGCTGCCGCTGTTCCACGTGTTCGGTATGTCCAGCACGATGAACGTCGGGATCCGGTTCGGCGCCGCGCTGTCGCTGGTGCCGCGCTTCACCCCGGAGGCGGTGCTCGGCGCGATCGCCCGCGACCGGGCCACCATCTTCGACGGCGTGCCGACCATGTTCACCGCGCTGCTCGCCCAGCCGGACGACGGCCGCTACGACACCTCGTCGCTGCGGGTCTGCATCTCCGGCGGCGACGCCATCCCGGCGCAAGTCCTGGACGCCTTCGAACGCCGCTACCGGGTGCCGATCCTGGAGGGCTACGGGATGACCGAGACCGCCGCCACCATCTCGTTCAACGTCAGCGAGCAGGACCGGCGGGCGTACAGCGTCGGCCGTCCGGTCTGGGGCGTGGAGGCACAGGTGTGGGACGGGGACGGCCGGCGGCTGCCGCCCGGGCCCGGCAACGTGGGGGAGATCGTCACCCGCGGCTACCACACCATGCGCGGTTACCACGGGCACCCGGCGGCCACCGCCGAGGCGTTCGCGGGCGGCTGGTTCCACACCGGCGACCTCGGCTACTTCGACGACGACGGGTACCTGTTCATCGTCGACCGGAAGAAGGAGCTGATCATCCGGGGCGGCTACAACGTATACCCGCGTGAGGTGGAGGAAGTGCTGCACCGGCACCCTGGCGTGCTGACCGCCGCGGTGATCGGGGTGCCCGACGAGCGGCTGGGCGAGGAGGTCAAGGCGTTCGTGGTCCCGCGCCCGGGCACCGCGCTGTCGGCCGCCGAGGTCATCGGCTACTGCCGGGACCGGCTGGCGTCCTACAAGTACCCGCGCCTGGTCGAGCTGCGCGCCAGCCTGCCGCTCAGCGGCGCCGGCAAGGTCCTCAAGAAGGAACTGCGCTGA